In one Petrotoga miotherma DSM 10691 genomic region, the following are encoded:
- a CDS encoding maltodextrin glycosyltransferase: MPILSEINKYLQSKISQGKDDYAIPKRWMPPNYTGKVKLAGRKFFVNPYEFISNIIDNLSKNSAKDVDYSKPLSFIKNIKEPDWIKTSILYSAHVRATAAYVHDQTTLFVPIDEKGYTESGTFLKMLMLIPYFATYNVDSIYLLPITQASNKFKKGEVGSPYAVKNFFSVEKDYHDTLLGNEFTPNQEFGAFVEAAHMAGMRVLLDFVPRTGSRDNDLILEHPDWFYWIDIDEMNGFAPPKVKDLGFAQPSKENLKIVYNDEQVKNHLKKFRWDPKTQNPQKWENFIKRNKNNPDFLDEIAKEFKVITVPGFSDWINDPQPAWEDVTFLRLYLSHPEEALKYIDGASQPPYVLFDVVKSSLFPGKEKNTELWNLIANIIPFYQKNFGIDGARLDMGHALPDELEHEIIKRVKEYDPAFVIIAEELSMDNHLKAKKSGYDGILGNSWWAEPRIKEGWFKKFISEIAPKISLPTFATAETPDTPRAVTREGKETFSKLTAVVNTFMPNGITFINSGYELFEPQPMNTGLDVEDPVEERFKNLPSTDQFYGKLAFFDWYVLHWDTDHHMVKLLSLLGTLKEEVKDLLKNPNNYRFIDFSDDASAMFWWNGEKGVVIPINTNFQNPYFFDIDLGYYTWKSDHNIQTKLENYRRGESSWNVQDAHLRVTINPGEARVFFIH, translated from the coding sequence ATGCCCATTCTATCTGAAATTAATAAATACCTACAAAGTAAAATTTCACAGGGGAAAGACGATTATGCAATACCGAAAAGATGGATGCCACCTAATTATACTGGTAAAGTTAAACTAGCAGGGAGAAAGTTTTTTGTTAATCCCTATGAGTTTATATCCAACATAATCGATAATCTATCAAAAAATTCTGCAAAAGACGTGGATTACAGCAAGCCTCTTTCTTTTATTAAAAATATTAAAGAACCGGATTGGATCAAAACTAGCATACTTTATTCAGCTCATGTACGAGCTACGGCTGCATATGTTCATGATCAAACCACTTTATTCGTTCCGATAGACGAAAAAGGTTACACTGAATCAGGTACTTTCCTAAAAATGTTGATGTTAATACCCTATTTTGCTACTTATAACGTCGATAGTATATATTTACTTCCAATAACTCAAGCCAGCAACAAATTTAAAAAAGGTGAAGTAGGTTCACCATACGCAGTTAAGAATTTCTTCTCCGTAGAAAAAGATTATCACGATACTCTTTTGGGAAATGAATTTACCCCTAATCAAGAATTCGGAGCTTTTGTTGAAGCAGCTCATATGGCTGGAATGAGGGTATTGTTAGACTTTGTACCAAGAACAGGATCCAGGGACAACGATCTTATTTTAGAACATCCCGATTGGTTCTATTGGATAGATATAGACGAAATGAACGGTTTTGCTCCTCCTAAAGTTAAAGACTTAGGATTTGCTCAACCAAGCAAAGAAAATTTAAAAATTGTATATAATGACGAACAAGTCAAAAATCATCTTAAAAAATTTAGATGGGATCCAAAAACTCAGAACCCACAAAAATGGGAGAATTTTATAAAAAGAAATAAAAACAACCCGGATTTTTTGGATGAGATAGCAAAAGAGTTTAAAGTAATAACCGTTCCAGGATTTTCAGATTGGATAAATGATCCCCAACCGGCATGGGAAGATGTCACTTTCTTAAGGCTTTATCTTTCTCATCCAGAAGAAGCTCTAAAATATATAGATGGGGCAAGTCAACCTCCTTATGTACTCTTTGACGTGGTTAAATCGAGTTTGTTCCCAGGGAAAGAAAAGAATACCGAACTTTGGAACTTAATAGCAAATATTATCCCATTCTATCAAAAAAATTTCGGTATAGATGGTGCTAGATTGGACATGGGTCACGCTCTACCTGATGAACTTGAACATGAAATTATAAAAAGGGTGAAAGAATACGACCCTGCCTTTGTAATAATAGCTGAAGAATTGAGTATGGACAATCATCTAAAAGCTAAAAAAAGTGGCTATGATGGAATTTTGGGAAATTCATGGTGGGCTGAGCCAAGAATAAAAGAAGGCTGGTTCAAAAAATTCATCTCAGAAATAGCACCAAAAATATCTTTACCTACATTTGCTACGGCAGAGACACCAGATACCCCAAGAGCTGTTACAAGAGAAGGTAAAGAAACTTTCTCAAAATTAACAGCGGTGGTAAATACTTTCATGCCAAACGGAATAACATTTATAAACTCTGGATATGAGCTTTTTGAACCTCAACCTATGAACACAGGCCTAGATGTAGAAGATCCTGTGGAAGAAAGATTTAAAAATTTACCTTCAACAGATCAATTTTATGGCAAACTTGCATTCTTTGATTGGTATGTCCTACACTGGGATACAGACCATCATATGGTGAAATTACTATCCTTATTAGGCACACTAAAAGAGGAAGTCAAAGATCTTTTGAAAAATCCTAACAATTACCGTTTTATTGATTTTTCTGATGATGCAAGTGCAATGTTTTGGTGGAACGGAGAAAAAGGAGTTGTCATACCTATCAATACCAACTTTCAAAATCCGTACTTCTTTGATATAGACCTTGGATATTATACCTGGAAAAGTGATCATAATATTCAAACAAAGTTGGAAAATTACAGAAGAGGAGAAAGCTCTTGGAATGTTCAGGATGCACATTTAAGAGTAACAATCAATCCAGGAGAAGCCAGAGTGTTCTTCATACATTAA
- the sixA gene encoding phosphohistidine phosphatase SixA gives MKNLILVRHAKAEKRSPEIDDFERKLTKVGKNDSREVAEYVAKILNKIDLLITSPALRAKETAEIFAKSFKSKPKVIEEELLYAGEVEEIIEKISNITKGYNNVMIFGHNPIFDELAKRLTGDDLHLRKAGVICIEGESFDDILSGKGKLKWMVDPKSLSS, from the coding sequence ATGAAAAACCTAATATTAGTTAGGCACGCCAAAGCAGAAAAAAGATCTCCGGAAATTGATGATTTTGAAAGAAAGTTGACAAAAGTTGGTAAAAACGATTCTAGAGAAGTTGCAGAATATGTGGCTAAAATTTTAAATAAGATTGATCTTTTGATTACCTCTCCTGCTTTAAGAGCGAAAGAAACCGCAGAAATCTTTGCGAAGTCTTTTAAATCAAAGCCAAAGGTAATAGAAGAAGAATTACTGTATGCTGGAGAAGTAGAAGAGATAATTGAAAAAATCTCAAATATTACGAAGGGGTATAACAATGTAATGATATTTGGACACAATCCAATTTTTGATGAACTTGCAAAAAGATTAACTGGTGATGATTTGCATTTGAGAAAGGCGGGAGTAATTTGTATTGAAGGAGAATCATTCGATGATATTTTATCTGGAAAAGGAAAATTAAAATGGATGGTAGATCCGAAGTCACTAAGCTCTTAA
- a CDS encoding peroxiredoxin, translating to MALKVGDVAPNFKLKDQNGDEISLSGFKGKKVLLSFHPLAWTGVCETQMKNLDLKYDELEKLNVVPLGISVDTSPSKKAWAQNMKINKLKLLSDFWPHGEVAKKYGIFDEENGFSKRANFLIDEEGKIEFVKVYELRDQPDLNEIMNSIKR from the coding sequence ATGGCATTGAAAGTTGGAGACGTGGCTCCCAATTTTAAATTGAAAGATCAAAATGGTGATGAAATTTCTTTATCTGGCTTTAAAGGAAAAAAGGTTCTGCTTTCCTTTCACCCTCTAGCATGGACTGGGGTTTGCGAAACACAGATGAAAAACTTGGATTTAAAATACGACGAATTAGAAAAACTCAACGTTGTACCTTTAGGAATCAGTGTTGATACATCACCTTCAAAAAAAGCATGGGCTCAAAACATGAAAATCAACAAACTTAAACTTTTGTCAGATTTTTGGCCCCATGGAGAAGTTGCTAAAAAATATGGTATATTCGATGAAGAAAACGGTTTTTCCAAAAGAGCGAATTTTTTAATCGATGAAGAAGGAAAAATTGAATTTGTAAAAGTTTACGAATTAAGAGATCAACCAGATTTAAATGAAATTATGAATTCTATCAAAAGATGA
- a CDS encoding thiamine pyrophosphate-dependent enzyme, whose translation MIERKNMFSLENEKELDIAWCPGCGNFGILNILKKALEEMEEITPNNFVLVSGIGQAAKIPHYFKNNAFNGLHGRTLPVAFAIKATNPDLYVVAESGDGDMYGEGGNHFIHNMRRNINITNIVHDNRVYGLTKGQASPTSQQGMVTPVQVNGVILNPFNPIAVAIANGATFVARAFVGDMQNTKEIIKKAIRHNGYALIDLFQPCVTFNKINTYAWFNEHTYKLREDYDPSDKMQALQIAFQEDKIPLGIIYEEKGKPTFEEQLTIYKQNKDPLFKRSIDLNKLESFINSMR comes from the coding sequence ATGATAGAAAGAAAAAATATGTTTAGTCTAGAAAATGAAAAAGAATTAGACATTGCTTGGTGCCCAGGCTGTGGAAATTTTGGAATACTTAATATATTAAAAAAGGCTCTGGAAGAAATGGAAGAAATAACTCCCAACAATTTTGTACTCGTTTCAGGAATAGGACAAGCAGCAAAAATCCCTCATTACTTTAAAAACAATGCTTTTAATGGCCTTCATGGTAGAACCTTACCCGTTGCCTTTGCCATAAAAGCGACTAATCCAGATTTATACGTAGTAGCTGAAAGTGGAGATGGAGACATGTACGGTGAAGGCGGCAACCACTTTATCCACAATATGAGAAGAAACATTAACATAACAAACATAGTTCATGATAATAGGGTTTATGGACTAACTAAAGGCCAGGCTTCTCCTACTTCACAACAGGGAATGGTCACCCCTGTTCAAGTAAACGGAGTAATACTTAACCCCTTCAATCCTATTGCCGTTGCTATAGCCAATGGAGCCACATTTGTAGCACGGGCTTTTGTGGGAGATATGCAAAACACGAAAGAAATTATTAAAAAAGCTATTAGACATAATGGCTATGCTCTAATTGATTTGTTCCAACCATGTGTGACGTTCAATAAAATAAACACTTACGCCTGGTTTAATGAACATACTTACAAATTAAGGGAAGATTACGATCCATCAGATAAAATGCAAGCTCTACAAATAGCTTTCCAAGAGGACAAAATTCCTTTAGGTATAATATATGAAGAAAAGGGGAAACCAACTTTTGAAGAACAATTGACTATTTATAAGCAAAACAAAGATCCACTTTTTAAAAGAAGCATAGATTTAAACAAATTAGAAAGTTTCATAAACTCAATGAGATAA
- a CDS encoding RNA degradosome polyphosphate kinase: MAKTSSNKRKEKKIDLNDYKYYNNRELSWLDFNFRVLEEAYDTTNPLLERVKFLSITSSNLEEFFMIRVAGLEEQLQAGFGGMDISGLTPRDQLMKISQKTHEMVEMQYKCLESELLPSLGKENIKVLKVNEIDEEKKEFLDNYFQTTVFPVVTPMAVDQSRPFPILPGSGINLVVELEDEKEERLYAFIPLPTIFPRFINIPCTDGTCLFLTEDLLKMHSDLFFSGYKVIEISEFRITRDGDLSIDEDDARDLLIEIESSLKERKTGFPVKLEISKNMGKNLRDFLVNALNLRSDNIYEISNLLDLSSLMEIANLEGYEHLKFEYYSPQPSPSFYGKEDIFKVIRENDVLLHRPYESFEHVIDFLRQAAEDPQVLAIKQTLYRVGKTSPIIDYLIKAAENGKQVTVVVEVKARFDEENNIQWAKELEKAGCHVVYGLVGLKVHAKLLLIVRREESGIRRYVHMSTGNYNYITAKLYEDIDFFTCKESYAQDVSALFNILTGYSKPPTWKKLGVAPTSLRETFLRWIDNEIDAVKKGGKGRIIIKVNSLLDVSIIKVLYKASMAGVKVNLIVRGICALKVGIKGVSEGITVRSIVGRYLEHSRIYYFENNGLPKLFISSADLMPRNLDRRVESLIPIEQEDLKQRLIYVLNLYLKDNFKARELQPNGEYKRPTEKKSKLFIVQDELMKEAKKKFRKFIKKQEVDKFNFPKLK, translated from the coding sequence ATGGCAAAAACTAGTAGCAACAAAAGAAAAGAAAAGAAAATAGATTTGAACGATTACAAATATTATAATAATAGAGAGCTAAGTTGGTTGGACTTTAATTTTAGAGTGTTAGAGGAAGCCTATGATACAACAAACCCTCTTTTAGAAAGAGTCAAATTTCTTTCCATAACCTCATCCAATCTTGAAGAGTTTTTCATGATAAGGGTAGCTGGCTTGGAAGAACAACTTCAAGCTGGTTTCGGTGGAATGGATATTTCTGGCTTAACACCTAGAGATCAATTAATGAAGATCTCACAAAAGACACATGAAATGGTGGAAATGCAATATAAATGTTTAGAAAGTGAGCTACTACCTTCTTTAGGAAAAGAGAACATCAAAGTTCTCAAAGTTAATGAGATTGATGAAGAAAAAAAGGAGTTTTTAGATAATTATTTTCAAACGACGGTTTTTCCCGTAGTAACTCCCATGGCTGTCGATCAAAGTAGACCATTTCCGATATTACCTGGTAGCGGCATAAATCTAGTTGTGGAGTTAGAAGATGAAAAAGAGGAAAGGTTATATGCCTTTATACCCTTACCAACGATTTTTCCAAGGTTTATAAACATTCCCTGCACGGATGGTACGTGTTTATTTTTAACTGAAGATCTTTTAAAAATGCATTCTGATTTATTTTTTAGCGGATACAAAGTAATTGAGATTTCTGAGTTTAGAATCACACGTGATGGAGACCTTTCTATTGACGAAGATGATGCCAGAGATTTGTTAATTGAGATAGAAAGTTCACTTAAAGAAAGAAAAACAGGTTTTCCTGTCAAATTAGAAATATCCAAAAATATGGGAAAGAACCTGAGGGATTTCCTTGTAAATGCACTAAATTTAAGAAGTGATAATATTTATGAGATTTCCAATCTTTTAGATTTGAGTTCTCTTATGGAAATTGCTAATTTAGAAGGGTATGAGCATTTAAAATTTGAGTATTATTCTCCCCAACCTTCTCCAAGCTTTTATGGCAAGGAAGATATCTTTAAGGTAATTAGGGAAAATGATGTTCTTTTACACCGCCCTTATGAGTCTTTTGAGCATGTGATAGATTTTTTAAGGCAGGCGGCAGAAGATCCTCAAGTGTTGGCAATCAAACAAACTTTGTACCGAGTTGGGAAAACATCTCCAATCATAGATTATCTTATTAAAGCAGCAGAGAACGGCAAGCAAGTTACCGTTGTGGTAGAAGTCAAAGCCAGATTTGATGAAGAAAATAATATCCAATGGGCTAAGGAGTTGGAAAAAGCGGGTTGCCACGTTGTTTATGGGCTTGTCGGATTAAAAGTACATGCAAAACTATTGTTGATTGTTAGAAGAGAAGAAAGTGGGATCAGGAGATACGTTCATATGAGTACAGGGAATTACAATTACATAACTGCAAAATTATATGAAGATATAGATTTTTTTACTTGTAAGGAAAGTTATGCTCAAGATGTATCAGCACTGTTCAACATCTTAACGGGTTATTCAAAACCTCCAACATGGAAAAAATTAGGAGTTGCCCCTACAAGTTTAAGGGAAACTTTTTTACGATGGATTGATAATGAAATAGATGCAGTTAAAAAAGGTGGAAAAGGGAGAATAATAATAAAAGTTAATTCCTTACTAGATGTATCTATAATAAAAGTTTTATATAAGGCATCCATGGCCGGTGTAAAGGTTAACTTGATCGTTAGAGGGATATGTGCTTTAAAAGTAGGAATAAAAGGTGTTAGTGAAGGTATAACGGTTAGAAGTATAGTGGGAAGGTATTTAGAACATAGTAGAATATATTATTTTGAAAATAATGGATTACCTAAATTATTTATATCAAGTGCCGATCTAATGCCTCGAAATCTGGATAGAAGAGTTGAATCTTTGATACCAATAGAGCAGGAAGATTTGAAGCAGCGATTGATATATGTATTGAACCTTTATCTAAAAGATAATTTCAAAGCAAGAGAGTTACAACCGAATGGAGAGTATAAAAGACCAACGGAGAAAAAGTCAAAATTGTTTATAGTTCAAGATGAGCTGATGAAGGAAGCAAAGAAAAAGTTTAGAAAATTTATAAAAAAGCAAGAAGTAGACAAGTTTAACTTTCCAAAATTAAAATAA
- a CDS encoding HD domain-containing protein — protein sequence MVAGVINIGTENISFDIAQNDQDDIDIIESLDYPLFLGRDTFTTGRISFEKVEILSQKLLGFKRVAEEYGANKLKVVGTTALREAENLDFILDQIETRTGFTIDVLDDYEEKSHIYMELIRNFEKYKKYKRDDVLFVYIGTGSMGLATYSKGLIDSSQNIKIGSVKVSEMLRDLEENTLHYSNLIREYLNTFYQPINVWLINKKIKTFVTCGNEIEFLAGLLGKNEEEVLNIPQEEFDKLFQNLKSKNATELSREYDISESKANSLLSALAFYRLLLEVSGAENILVFPKVNLSRSLLFQRLLSRKYRRFFNLLEKSTIISSRNIGKRYFYEETHSQTVEKYAIKLFDVLEPIHQLSKRHRLLLQVAAILHDIGKYVNIKKHYLHSYNIIKGSEIIGLTSRELDIVSRIAYFHSAQDLEIDDYSSQLENIPDKILITKMLAILRLADALDVAHESKLGDIEVNLEGNHLIITTHTPKETLLEEWALKRKDNFFLEVFGILPELLKKV from the coding sequence ATGGTAGCAGGTGTTATAAACATAGGAACAGAAAATATATCTTTTGATATTGCTCAGAACGATCAAGATGATATCGATATAATAGAAAGTTTGGATTATCCCTTATTCTTAGGAAGAGATACCTTTACAACAGGAAGGATATCTTTTGAAAAAGTAGAGATCCTAAGTCAAAAACTTTTAGGATTCAAAAGGGTTGCAGAGGAATATGGAGCTAATAAATTGAAAGTAGTAGGTACCACCGCTTTGAGAGAAGCAGAAAATTTAGATTTTATTTTGGATCAGATCGAAACAAGAACAGGTTTTACTATCGACGTTTTAGATGATTACGAAGAGAAATCACATATCTACATGGAATTGATAAGGAACTTTGAAAAATATAAAAAGTACAAAAGGGATGATGTTTTATTTGTTTACATAGGAACGGGAAGCATGGGTTTAGCAACGTATTCTAAGGGTTTGATTGATAGTTCTCAAAATATAAAAATAGGTTCTGTTAAAGTTTCAGAGATGCTCAGAGATTTGGAAGAAAACACATTACACTATAGTAATTTAATCAGAGAGTATTTAAACACATTTTATCAGCCTATAAATGTTTGGCTTATTAATAAAAAGATCAAAACCTTTGTAACTTGTGGCAATGAAATTGAGTTTTTAGCTGGACTTTTGGGAAAAAATGAAGAAGAAGTATTAAACATTCCCCAAGAGGAGTTCGATAAACTTTTTCAGAATTTGAAATCAAAGAATGCCACCGAATTATCTAGAGAATACGATATTTCTGAAAGTAAAGCGAATTCGTTGTTATCAGCTTTAGCTTTTTATCGATTACTTTTAGAAGTATCGGGAGCTGAAAATATTTTAGTTTTTCCGAAGGTTAATTTAAGTAGGAGCTTGTTATTTCAAAGGTTGTTGAGTAGAAAATATAGAAGATTTTTTAATTTATTGGAAAAGAGTACAATTATCTCTTCTAGAAATATAGGTAAAAGATATTTCTATGAGGAGACTCACAGTCAAACGGTAGAAAAATATGCGATAAAATTATTTGATGTTTTAGAACCGATTCATCAGTTAAGCAAAAGACATAGACTCCTTTTGCAAGTGGCTGCTATTTTACACGATATTGGAAAATATGTAAATATTAAAAAACATTATTTGCATTCGTATAACATAATTAAAGGCTCAGAGATCATAGGTTTAACTTCTAGAGAGTTAGACATTGTATCAAGGATCGCTTACTTCCACAGCGCTCAAGATTTGGAGATTGATGATTATTCATCACAATTGGAAAACATACCGGATAAGATTTTGATAACAAAGATGCTTGCCATATTGAGGCTTGCAGATGCCTTAGATGTCGCTCATGAGAGCAAATTGGGAGATATTGAAGTTAATTTAGAGGGTAATCATCTGATTATAACTACTCATACACCAAAGGAAACTTTGTTAGAAGAGTGGGCATTGAAAAGGAAGGATAATTTCTTTTTGGAAGTTTTTGGAATACTTCCAGAGTTATTGAAAAAAGTATAA
- a CDS encoding glycine betaine ABC transporter substrate-binding protein has protein sequence MKKIVISVLIILFGINYIYAAEKVVVGAKAFTEGYILSSMVSLLLQEKGIDVEEKFGLSSFPLRKAMETGQVDAYVDYTGTAWAAYFGHTENIYDPLKLFNLVAKEDLEKHNIVWLDMINFNNTYGLAVRSSFAKENGIQSLSDLADYINSGKGKDLIFGVNPEYYERSDGIFAVMDAYNMNLPKNNVRTMEAGLTYEALARKNIDVAMIYSTDAQILRFDLVILEDDKSFFPHYNPSVLVRKEIIDEYPEIREILKPLTLYLNEDIIIRLNYLVDFEGLEPEIVARKYLQGLGLIK, from the coding sequence ATGAAAAAAATAGTTATTTCGGTACTTATTATTTTGTTTGGTATAAACTATATCTATGCAGCTGAAAAGGTAGTTGTAGGAGCAAAAGCTTTTACAGAAGGTTATATATTGTCAAGCATGGTTTCTTTACTTCTTCAAGAGAAAGGGATTGATGTAGAAGAAAAATTTGGACTATCCTCGTTTCCTCTACGCAAGGCTATGGAGACTGGTCAAGTTGATGCTTATGTAGATTACACAGGAACTGCTTGGGCAGCGTATTTTGGACATACAGAAAACATATATGATCCTCTGAAACTGTTTAATTTAGTGGCAAAAGAAGACTTAGAGAAACACAACATCGTATGGTTAGATATGATCAATTTTAATAATACTTATGGTTTGGCGGTACGAAGCTCTTTTGCTAAAGAAAACGGAATACAAAGTCTAAGTGATTTGGCTGATTATATTAATTCGGGAAAAGGAAAGGATTTAATTTTTGGAGTTAATCCAGAATATTATGAAAGAAGCGATGGAATCTTTGCGGTTATGGATGCATACAATATGAATCTGCCAAAAAACAATGTAAGAACGATGGAAGCAGGATTAACATATGAAGCGTTAGCGCGTAAAAATATTGATGTAGCTATGATATATTCTACCGATGCTCAAATCTTACGTTTTGACTTGGTGATTTTAGAAGACGATAAGTCTTTCTTTCCCCACTACAATCCTTCCGTTTTGGTTAGAAAGGAAATAATAGATGAATACCCTGAAATAAGAGAAATTTTAAAACCATTGACATTGTATTTAAATGAGGATATAATTATAAGGCTGAACTACTTGGTTGATTTTGAAGGTTTAGAACCAGAAATTGTTGCCAGAAAGTATCTACAAGGGTTGGGCCTTATTAAATAA
- a CDS encoding DUF192 domain-containing protein, which translates to MQKIAFILLISIIFFTNLFSQSINMPEFPKGTLTISQEGSILTIPIEIANTNELREFGLMYKEDIPEDYGMLFVFPTPGIRGFWMKNTFVELDIAFIDSSGTILDIQNMKPCEESPCPIYIIYTPFKFALEVKVGFFDRYRFTEGAKIEWSINE; encoded by the coding sequence ATGCAGAAAATTGCTTTCATCCTTTTAATTTCGATAATTTTCTTCACCAATTTATTTAGTCAATCGATAAATATGCCAGAATTTCCAAAAGGGACTTTAACTATTTCACAAGAGGGAAGTATTTTAACAATCCCTATTGAAATTGCTAATACGAACGAATTAAGAGAATTCGGTTTGATGTACAAAGAAGATATTCCGGAAGATTATGGAATGCTTTTTGTATTTCCAACACCTGGAATAAGAGGCTTTTGGATGAAAAACACCTTTGTTGAACTCGATATCGCTTTTATAGATAGCAGTGGAACAATATTAGATATACAAAACATGAAACCTTGTGAAGAATCACCCTGCCCTATTTACATAATTTACACACCTTTCAAATTTGCTTTAGAAGTAAAAGTAGGTTTCTTTGATCGATACAGATTCACCGAAGGGGCAAAAATTGAATGGTCAATAAATGAATGA
- a CDS encoding ROK family protein, with protein sequence MSNWIGVDIGGTKILGALFDEKGNKLKSEKKSSKSSKGKEKVVEQLKKVLDSLLKENKDVKGIGIGVPGVIKDGKITFTPNMPLNEFNLVDFVEKEYNIKTIIENDANASMYGEWKFGAAKGVKNAVGYFVGTGIGGGLILNESLYKGSFNFAAEIGHMNVYPEGPLCGCNLRGCLESLSSKVAIQREIVRKKERGEKTLIKSSDLKGIVKSSTLKAAYDQGDDLVRGILNDAARYIGINAGSIINLLNPEVIVLGGGVMEALGEQLMPIVVETAKQYSIPHIFECCEFKLSQLLDDACLYGAFSLVKEKVGV encoded by the coding sequence ATGAGCAATTGGATAGGGGTAGATATAGGGGGAACCAAAATACTTGGCGCCTTATTTGATGAGAAAGGTAACAAATTGAAGTCAGAGAAAAAGAGTTCCAAAAGTTCAAAAGGCAAAGAAAAAGTTGTCGAACAATTGAAGAAAGTTTTGGATTCTTTACTGAAGGAGAATAAAGATGTAAAAGGGATAGGAATAGGTGTACCAGGAGTTATAAAAGATGGAAAAATTACCTTTACTCCTAACATGCCTTTGAATGAATTTAATTTAGTAGATTTTGTTGAGAAAGAATACAATATCAAAACTATTATAGAAAACGATGCTAATGCGAGTATGTATGGGGAATGGAAGTTTGGTGCCGCTAAAGGAGTAAAAAACGCCGTAGGTTATTTTGTGGGAACAGGAATAGGTGGCGGTTTAATATTGAATGAATCATTATATAAAGGTTCGTTCAATTTCGCTGCTGAGATTGGGCACATGAATGTGTACCCTGAAGGCCCTCTTTGTGGTTGTAATCTTCGTGGTTGTTTGGAAAGTTTGTCTTCTAAAGTAGCTATCCAAAGAGAAATAGTTAGAAAAAAAGAGAGAGGCGAGAAAACCTTAATAAAAAGCAGTGATTTGAAAGGCATAGTGAAAAGTTCTACTTTGAAAGCTGCTTATGATCAAGGGGACGATCTTGTTAGAGGGATATTGAATGATGCCGCAAGATATATAGGAATAAATGCTGGTTCCATTATTAATTTACTAAATCCTGAAGTTATAGTTTTAGGAGGGGGAGTAATGGAGGCATTAGGGGAACAATTGATGCCTATAGTAGTTGAAACAGCCAAGCAGTACTCTATACCTCATATCTTTGAGTGTTGTGAGTTTAAATTATCTCAATTGCTGGATGATGCATGTTTGTATGGGGCTTTTTCACTTGTTAAAGAAAAAGTAGGTGTATAA
- a CDS encoding CHAD domain-containing protein — protein MDGRSEVTKLLNDISANPWIFLKEYIEYFEKMKKRLLKNISYVFDEKGEDSVHDMRTSCRRIEASIDFLEGFSKRESSKKAKKKVNKILKKSNKPRDYQVHLEFLMKIEEQNNEIIDYFKKRYSKEKEKLKSYLSSLKTSELDHLLESCLSFLVFDFVQNFQINDPYFDNLYKKEFKEVYEDFKNTDRSDDKKLHKIRIKVKDLRYKTEILGASKGETLPEEDMFKQIQDILGTHHDLIILKKKLVKKFQEDNIKALLKEIDKEINLLQGKIDVGVSEIFEKLYDNICSEKA, from the coding sequence ATGGATGGTAGATCCGAAGTCACTAAGCTCTTAAACGATATTTCAGCCAATCCATGGATATTTTTAAAAGAGTACATCGAATATTTTGAAAAAATGAAAAAGCGTCTCCTAAAAAACATTTCTTATGTTTTTGATGAAAAGGGAGAAGATAGTGTTCACGACATGAGAACATCGTGTAGAAGGATAGAAGCAAGTATAGATTTTTTGGAAGGATTTTCAAAACGCGAAAGCTCTAAGAAAGCTAAGAAAAAAGTAAATAAGATATTAAAAAAAAGCAATAAACCAAGAGATTATCAAGTTCACTTAGAATTTCTTATGAAAATTGAAGAGCAAAATAATGAAATAATAGATTATTTCAAGAAAAGATACAGTAAAGAGAAAGAGAAGTTGAAAAGTTATTTAAGTTCTTTAAAAACCTCGGAGTTAGATCATCTACTAGAAAGTTGTTTGAGTTTCTTGGTGTTTGATTTTGTACAAAATTTTCAGATAAATGATCCTTATTTTGATAATCTTTATAAAAAAGAATTTAAAGAAGTTTATGAAGACTTTAAAAATACCGATAGAAGTGACGATAAAAAACTGCATAAAATAAGGATAAAGGTTAAAGACTTGCGTTATAAAACAGAGATATTGGGAGCATCGAAGGGTGAAACTTTACCTGAAGAAGACATGTTTAAGCAGATTCAAGATATTTTGGGGACTCATCATGATTTGATTATTTTAAAGAAAAAGTTGGTAAAAAAATTTCAAGAAGATAATATTAAAGCTTTATTAAAAGAAATTGATAAAGAAATAAACCTATTACAAGGGAAGATAGATGTTGGGGTGAGTGAGATTTTTGAAAAGTTATACGACAATATTTGTAGCGAAAAGGCTTAA